Within the Molothrus aeneus isolate 106 chromosome 1, BPBGC_Maene_1.0, whole genome shotgun sequence genome, the region TAGTTAAAAACCACAGGGCTACATTTCAAGGCTATGAAGATTATTTTAAGTTCATTTTACTCCACATTATTTTTAGCCAGATAAaacatatatatgcacacaaGGCCTCAAAAAATGCAAGGTAGCATTGAAGAAGACAAACTACTTGTTTGCAAATGGTTATCCACTGATAAAAGGGATAAAAGTAATTTATATATACTAAATACCTACATAAAAcccatatatgtatatatacatgcaTAAAAACACACTAAAAAACTGTACTGGAAATGTGTAACTGTTGTTGTGAAATGAATTTGTACCAATTTTAACACAAATCTTTGAATAAGACATTGATAGTCCTAAGTACAGTACAGAATTTCACAGAAGCCATACAGATGGCTCCTTTGTATACCAACAGGAGAAGAATTCCCTTAAGCCCTCAAAATTTGATTTTGAACAGGAGGTTAATAGTGGACAGAAACAGGAATGCCAAACCACTGCATTTGCATAGTGAGGGACTGTGAATCTATAGGGTAACACAGATGGTGCCAAGCCCTGTGGCAAAGTCTGAGCTACCTTCTGTGTTTGCAGAAAAGAAGCAGTCAATATATATTGGCTGGAATCTTTTCAGAATTTGAAAAGCATATGTCTCCTGAATTCCAAAAGTTATTATGCATTAACATACCTTAGCTAGGCTAGGAAGAGAACAAAAATTTAATTCATTTGgaacaaactaacaaaaaaaggTAACATTATCCATagtcaacaaaacaaaaaaaaagaagtgtgtgACAGTGTGACAGCCAGCTGAATCAGAGGATCATGAACTGCTATACTAAAATTTTGAGATTTAGGATGAAGAAAACTGCAAACATCAGTCAAGATTACCATACTGTGGTAAACATCTAGTTTCAGTCCTAGTGCTGTAGAAGCACCAAAATCAAAGAACAACTCAGCTCTTACATAGCCCAGAGGATACAAAGATAATGCAGTTTTTCAAGTGAAATGTGaaagttctttaaaataatGAGGCCAGTCATACTCAACTACAGCAGTTTGCTCTTACCAGATTACCCAGCTGGAGGACCCACACCCATTCATTCTctgatttataatttttcttttgaaaaaatagAATCCTAAAGTATTAAATTTCAGGCATTTATGCAGCCACCTTGTAAGAGATACAGTTTTAACAAGGATAGGCAAATTTAAAACAACTCACAAACATGAAACTGATGCATTTAAGATTACTGTGGATCAAATGATTATATGTACTAAATTACTATTCAAGAAGACCATGCCTTCATACTACACTGAAGGATACAAGTCTAACAACCACATCCAAAGTGGTTTTGATTCACATTCTAGCTGTTCTCTAGGATAAGTAAATGCTTTTTAAGATCACACTGAGGCTTCCAATACCTCAAAACTAAGAGGGCATTTAGACttcaacaaagaaaagaaacagtatAACCACATACCATAAGTCTGAGGGGACcatactttttttcctgagcagCCAAAGCATTCTTAAAAGGAGTTGGTGTCCTTGGTGTTGAACCCAAAAGAGATCTTCTCATTGTAGGACTTCTAAAACTATTCAAGCATAGAAAAACATTCATAAGtgcatattttaatattttatcattAGCAATGTGATAAAATTAAtctaagaaacattttaaaatactttcatttaCACAACAGATATCACCACCATGCATCTGAAAGTACTGAGATGACCGTAACATTACCCCATGTGTATTAAACTTAAATTTAATAACACCACCAGATGTTTAATGTAATAAACCTACCCCACATTCTCCTTTTGATCTTGTGGTGTCATTTCCTTGTGTAAGGGAGTCGTAATAAGAACTTTCTGCCCACAGATTGGAGTTGATGTAAATGCAGGATTTTCAAAGTTAAATTGTTCATTTCCAGAACAAGTGTTGAAAAACTAagcacaagaagaaaaaaagcaacctTACAAGACAAAATTTCACCATTGTGCTGAACAGCAAAACCCTCcaaattatatacatatatcttGAAGACTTTTACTGACAAATCCCAATACTCTATTCTTGACTTGCACTTATTGCTGAAaccttgattttcttcttaaaatccCCACTCCTTAATTAGGTCACAGAAACAAAAGGTCTCTATCAACAATTTTTTGCATGAGAAAGTACAAGCTGAGACACAGGTTGCCACTGCTGCTACCACCTTCCCCATTAGTCTTCAAAATAGAGGCTGTTTAGCAGTATATCTTTAATATATTTACCCTTATGCAgatgttttaagaagtttttTGACATGTTTATTTAGGCTACAATGCACTACCAGGAAGAAACTATTACAATTTATAACCCACCCAGCAGAGTCTTCACATTTAGCAGTATTTACAAACACACTCACCTGTGATGGAGAGAACGGTAGTGTTTTCACTGGCGTGCGCTTTAGTGCCACATTGACGGCATCGTTACACAAACCGTCATTCAGCTCGGGAACCGGGGACTGCCCAACACGCaatctcttcttctttctcaggATAGCAGGTGGATTGCTGAACTTGTTTGAGGTTGATGAAAAAACTGTTTCCTCATCCCCACTGATGCTGCTTTGGTTTTTGCCATCGAGCATCACGCCGACGTTATACTGGCACTCGGCAGCCCCGTCGCTGTGCTGGAGCCGCATCAGTTTCACTGGGGCCGGCTTGACAGGGGAGACAACGGCCTCGGAGAGCTCAAAGCACGTATCGCTCCATGCTACCGGATCCTGTGGGGCAGGGGGCAAAACACAAGCAGGCTTATCCAAGACTACTTCAGCATGTCCAAGCCAATCTATCAGCCCTCTACCTCCACAAGGCATATTCTGAATTATTCTCTCTGTGTCTTTCATACAATCATAAAACACTGGATATTTTAAGATACAATTCTTTCCAAACAGGCAATAAAGCAgttgagaaagcagaaattataCACGAATACAAAATAAGGTAATTTAAGAGTATTTTACACATATTGCGTAAGTTGACACTCctaattaaacatttatttttaacaaggaATACAAACTTACGATTTCCATAAGATCTAGTGCCTCTGCAAATTCTGGAATGGTCTGTAGAGGTGTTAACATTCTATTTGCTTCTACACCCAAATACTTAGGTGGTGAATTCTGCTGAACAGGTGTGATGCGGGTCTCATCCATGCTGTAGAAATTACTTGTTTGTTCCTCAAGACTACTTAGTGTATTAGGCATACAATCCTCCATGATAAAATTTCCAGACCAACAAGACAAGCTTCCAGCTTGCTAAAAAATTGTGAAGAAACACATTAATCTTATTCAACTTAGAGGCTGAAAAGAGTCAATTATGTGACTGCAGGGTGGGAAAAAAAGTAGTGTGTGGAAAGACTAACTATTAATTTtggcattttaaaatactaattaTCTGTTTCAATTAAAGAAATTAGCCTTCTCTTTACATTAACATGCTCAACATTCTCAAATTGTGTAAGATTTTTATCTTACCTCACATTCATATCTTATACACATTCACAACTTAGGTAATTATGGGCTGTATTGGAAGCCATCTCTGATGCAAGTTTCCTGCATACCTGAACACCAGTATATGAAGTCATCTTCAGTACAGAACACTGAACGTCTAATTTTAAGATAAGAAAATGTTTCTAGAGTGTGAAATACTACTTGTTtgatctgggtttttttaatgcagattttGCATTAATAGCTGAGTAAACTTCTAAAAGGTTATCCCACATCAGTAGACTGCTTAGTACTCaagaaacaaattttcattttcactggaAATCTAGAAGCAAACCACATGCTACTAGATAAGCAGAACTGCACTGTTTCAAAAGAATGCCAGGAATAACTCTGCCACATAAAATCTGAAGTTCACCTGTAACCTAAACTAGTGATCAATACGGTTGGGTTAGTTAGGTGTCTGATACGCACAGCCCCCTGAAGAAATCAGTGATTGCCATCTGCAAGTCACCCTAATTCTACGGAATTAGGGAAATTCCACTGAATTTACACACAAATTGTGTACAGTGCATATTTATTTAGTGTTTGTCATGTCCAAATGTGGGTATTAAGTATTGCAAGCACTCACACTGAAGTTTGAGGAAAATATAATCTACAGGACATTTCAAAATCAAATGGGGCAAAACCCATGTATTTTTCACCTCTACTGGGCAGAGGCTCAACATTGCTGATCCATAAAACTGAATGGCAATGATATCAAACATGTCACCTCCTGAAGAGGATTAAAATACTGGGTCTTAGGAACTGCCAAATTGCTGGTCATATTGCTGCTGTCTTCATAGTTTAGAAAACTGCACTAAAAGTAAGTTGTCTCAGCTCTAATatacagatttttgttttccaatgcAACAGCCATAGGTTTGATTTTAGAGGGTCAGGTGAAAAAAACACCACACTAAACCACACAACCATTACTGAATTTCTGAGGATTAACCTCAGTAACATAAATTCAAATATTTAGAGAAATTTACAGTCCTTACAGAAgacatttgttttcttctgatttcaTTCTCTGCTGACATAAGTAGCAATTCaagttcctttattttcttttctttatcaggatcatcatcaatAAATGGCTgctgaaaaatttaagaaagaaGCCATTACTACTTTTTATTTCCACCTCCTCTTCACAGTAAAGATTTTGCATTATAACACAGTTGTATTTTTAACAAGAATCCACACAGAGAGGGAACAGAACTGTTCAGGCTGTATCCCATTTTGTAGTACAGAAGTCACCCACAACTGAAACAACTCTAACTACCAGGAGACGGATCTGATGTTAAGTGGTGTGTAAGGTGGTATTTTAACTGGATTCTAATATGGCCTGTAAGTTATCTGTGTGCTAAAGCACATTCTAAACTAAAGTCACTATATTCTATCTTTAATAGAACCAAGTGCTGGCACACTCTTTATATGTTTGTGGTTTCACATTCCTTCTACAATTCTGTGTTATTCATCCTCACTAAGTGTGCAAGAAAGTGTTTCAAATCAGCATTTGCTGACACAGTATTTATACAAGCAATCCCACCACTActatcagaaaagaaaattaactaaTTGGTTTTGATTGGTTTGTTTGTTCTTAACCTCCTTAACACCTTCCATTATTGCTATAAATACAGGTGAGGATATATGCTATCACCAGTTTACAGAGTACTTCAAGGAGCAGAAAGTATCTTATACTTTCTGTGTAGGGCAATCCAGACTGTCAAAAGCCAATGAGCTTTGTTGCGACTTGTATTCCTATACCATTATCAGGGAAGAAAATGCAACATGAAACAGATGACCTGCACAGGGAAACTTCAGGTTAGGTAGAGAGCTCTACAGAATTCCTCTAtctaacacaaaaaaaaatccatgtattATTCCCTGTGTcttcttttacttcttttacTAATTCCAAATAAACAAGAATTCTTCCAAGGCATCATATTAGAAACCAAGATCTATATTCATTCTGCACCACATGAGGAATTTCAGGTATATTCCAAGTGAGCcgaaaaaagcaaaaggaaataatataTCCAATTTCTATTTGGTTTAAAATTCCTTAATTCTTCAGGATTTAGAATGCTGCAGAAGGGCAACTGATTGAAAGATATTTATCAgtgacaaagaaataaaacctaatGAGAACAAAAAAGCACAGCCAGAAGTGTAAGTCACAGTAAGTTGAGTTTTTCAGGATAGGGTTATATTTATTACATAGATGTAAATAGTAAAGTCTTGTCTTTAAACCTCTCATAAGCTAGGTAATACTAATATAGGTCACCACAATTTAGCTCAAGATTTAACAAGTAGACTATGTTTTAAGCCATATTTCTGTCAGAAATAAGCACAAACATCATGTTCCTGGGATAGCGAAACAGAGCTTCATTTTTCCTACATAAAAGTACCAACTACACTAGCAAGCTTACTTACAGAGGAACCTATATAAATGTAGGTGAATGATAAAGACTAACAGTCATTTTGAAGATACACATCTTTTCATTTTACTGAATAATACTATGCAGTAAATTCTCTTTAATTTATGAAGGCTGTTAACAATTTACCTGAACTATGTTGGAAGAAGATGGAGCATGCTCTAGACAGCTGCCTTCTGGTGAGGCATACTGATATGCTGGAATCTAAAGAGACATAAAACATTTTACAAACCTTCAAGaaaatgaggatataaaattaaCTCTagtttattatatattaattatttatggtTTACAAATCCTGAGTTGccataaaatcacaaaaatactCAACAGATCTTCATTTTTTCAGATGTGTTTCTTGTTTCAAATCAAATCAATTATTTGAAACTGGGAGATACTTATTGTTCTAAATTTTGAACTTACATGTGTCTGAACAGGCACATAAAATTGATTCTGAGTGTGCAAGTGTTCCATAGTCAGACAAGGTTGGGGCTGAAGTTCAGCAGAACTAGCACTTTCAGACTTTATAACACTTTGCAAATATCCTTCCTGTTCCACCTTTCTTCGCATTGTTGAATTCCAGTGATTTTTAATTGAATTATCAGTCCTAAAATGAAAGCATAAAACAGTGACTGCTTTCCATATCtcaaaattaattatatatgACACAATTGACAGGGTTTGTACAGTATGTTAATCTGAAGCCACAAATTCAGAAAGCTCCAGCAGCTTAGATCGAAAGTTCTGTAATCAGTAGTGTTTAGGCATAATGACTAGAAAGCTCCTCTTTTTAGAACTTCCTTCTACTAAACTTCAAGTGTGccagaaattaaaagcagaaaagaagaaagcctTGGTTCTGACTGTAATCATGATGGGGAGCCTTTTTTTCTTAGATACTTGGAATAATTGAATGAACACATAGTTATTTACCCCTCTGCTATAAATTTGCAGTGCAGGTAGCTAAGAAAATCACCTCACTGTCCCAGAACATAAAAAAGGCACTTGGGCTGGTGTTTGCTACTGGAAGACATCTCTTCTAAAACTGACAGCCTGCAGCCCCCACTCTGCATTTTTTGTGCAGCTTTGTGGAAGAACATCCTACTACCTCTTCATGCCCTTGATTGTGGATAGGATAAAACAGGCATGGCATTTTGACAAGCAGGCTGAAATCACTCCAAACACTAAACAAACATTAAGACAAGAGTAAACTATAACTGCATTGCTGTCTAAAACACTAGTATTATTATTCCTAGCCTTAGGTAGAGgtacacagaaacaaaaattggTTAAAATCCCATTCTCATTTAAGGGCACTCCAAGAAGTATTCCCCTTTTTCATTCCAGTAGTGTTGGACTCTACAGCTCTTCTAGGTCTATGATCTTTAGCAGTCTTTAGCTTAGAGTGTCAGATTTATTGACAACAAACAAGCTAGTAAATAGGAATTCTTCTGTCAAACTCATCTTCCCTCTCCAAAATTCTATTTAGATGCAACCCATTCTCTTCTCATTCCTCCAAAGCATTTACTGTGAGCTGTGGATTGTGCACTT harbors:
- the MYBL1 gene encoding myb-related protein A isoform X2, with amino-acid sequence MAERRRSEEDDDFQYMDHDYEVPQQKGLKKICSKVKWTREEDERLKKLVEQNGTDDWAFIASHLQNRSDFQCQHRWQKVLNPELIKGPWTKEEDQRVIELVQKYGPKRWSLIAKHLKGRIGKQCRERWHNHLNPEVKKSSWTEEEDRIIYEAHKRLGNRWAEIAKLLPGRTDNSIKNHWNSTMRRKVEQEGYLQSVIKSESASSAELQPQPCLTMEHLHTQNQFYVPVQTHIPAYQYASPEGSCLEHAPSSSNIVQQPFIDDDPDKEKKIKELELLLMSAENEIRRKQMSSQAGSLSCWSGNFIMEDCMPNTLSSLEEQTSNFYSMDETRITPVQQNSPPKYLGVEANRMLTPLQTIPEFAEALDLMEIDPVAWSDTCFELSEAVVSPVKPAPVKLMRLQHSDGAAECQYNVGVMLDGKNQSSISGDEETVFSSTSNKFSNPPAILRKKKRLRVGQSPVPELNDGLCNDAVNVALKRTPVKTLPFSPSQFFNTCSGNEQFNFENPAFTSTPICGQKVLITTPLHKEMTPQDQKENVGFRSPTMRRSLLGSTPRTPTPFKNALAAQEKKYGPLRLMSQPLAFSEEDIREVLKEETGTDIFPKEEDDTLYKNCKQEHNFSKKVRKSLVLDPQDKEEVGAQRLTEDNSLDVQSKNAYTTSLLMTPLLEIQDNRCNLTSEKQDTNPANKANAVIKKKLNACATKNVKMEKTLQPSRDWEAVVYGKTEDQLIMTEQARRYLSTYTATNSNSRSLIL
- the MYBL1 gene encoding myb-related protein A isoform X1; amino-acid sequence: MAERRRSEEDDDFQYMDHDYEVPQQKGLKKICSKVKWTREEDERLKKLVEQNGTDDWAFIASHLQNRSDFQCQHRWQKVLNPELIKGPWTKEEDQRVIELVQKYGPKRWSLIAKHLKGRIGKQCRERWHNHLNPEVKKSSWTEEEDRIIYEAHKRLGNRWAEIAKLLPGRTDNSIKNHWNSTMRRKVEQEGYLQSVIKSESASSAELQPQPCLTMEHLHTQNQFYVPVQTHIPAYQYASPEGSCLEHAPSSSNIVQQPFIDDDPDKEKKIKELELLLMSAENEIRRKQMSSQAGSLSCWSGNFIMEDCMPNTLSSLEEQTSNFYSMDETRITPVQQNSPPKYLGVEANRMLTPLQTIPEFAEALDLMEIDPVAWSDTCFELSEAVVSPVKPAPVKLMRLQHSDGAAECQYNVGVMLDGKNQSSISGDEETVFSSTSNKFSNPPAILRKKKRLRVGQSPVPELNDGLCNDAVNVALKRTPVKTLPFSPSQFFNTCSGNEQFNFENPAFTSTPICGQKVLITTPLHKEMTPQDQKENVGFRSPTMRRSLLGSTPRTPTPFKNALAAQEKKYGPLRLMSQPLAFSEEDIREVLKEETGTDIFPKEEDDTLYKNCKQEHNFSKKVRKSLVLDPQDKEEVGAQRLTEDNSLDVQPSRDWEAVVYGKTEDQLIMTEQARRYLSTYTATNSNSRSLIL